One window of the Pseudomonas sihuiensis genome contains the following:
- a CDS encoding MFS transporter: MTRGQVKRRLALAWWRQLGVALAPLFMFNLLFGGGGHTVMSMPMFIAGLASMFVSLPLFSAYKRALIATEKALDSDDEPAAWLELDRVRLRALLGAALPAWIAALAVLAGLEAIPLVLLALSSIVLHSLYRIPRQLG, from the coding sequence GTGACCCGAGGCCAGGTAAAGCGGCGTCTTGCGCTGGCCTGGTGGCGTCAACTGGGCGTGGCGCTGGCGCCCTTGTTCATGTTCAACCTGCTGTTCGGCGGTGGCGGGCACACGGTCATGAGCATGCCGATGTTCATTGCCGGCCTGGCTTCGATGTTCGTCAGCCTGCCGTTGTTCTCCGCTTACAAACGCGCCCTGATCGCGACCGAAAAGGCTCTCGACAGCGACGATGAGCCGGCCGCCTGGCTGGAGTTGGATCGTGTGCGTCTGCGCGCCCTGCTTGGCGCTGCGCTGCCTGCGTGGATCGCCGCGTTGGCAGTCCTTGCTGGCCTCGAGGCGATCCCGTTGGTACTGCTGGCGCTGTCGTCCATCGTGCTACACAGCCTCTACCGCATACCTCGCCAGTTGGGTTGA